The genome window GCAAGCCGGCCGTGCCTTCGGGAACGGCGGGAGGATGATTCATGAGGCTCGGCGTGGACGGACGCGAGTTGGTGCGCGGCGTGCGAACCGGGATCGGGCGATACCTGATCGAAGTCTTGCGCGCGGCGGCGCAACAGGGATGGGAATGTCTCGTGTACGGTGATCAAACCACCGACTTGAACGGCGCGGCGCAAGGCGTGACGGTACGGCGTCTGATGCGAACGCACACTCAGTGGTGGGACCAGGTGACGTTGCCCCGCGGTCTGGCGCGGGATCGGGTGTCGGTGTTCTTGTCCCCCTATTACAAAGGCCCGCTCTGGAGCCCTTGTCCAATAGTCCTGACGATCCATGACCTGTTCTTTATCGGCTATCCGGGCGCGAGCCGTCCGTTCTACGACCGTGCCATGACCGGTCTGGCGAAGCTCTATGCGCGTCGGGCTGCCGCTGTCATCGCCGACTCGGACTATTCCAAGCGGGCGATCGTGAGCCGTTTGGGGATCGACCCAGGCAAGGTCCACGCGATTCCGGTCGCGTTGGGGACTGAATTCAGGCCGACAACTTCGGACGACGCGACGTTGCGGAAGTACGGCATCGCTGAGCCCTACCTGCTCTTTGTCGGAAATTTCAAGCCGCACAAGAACCTCCCGCGCCTTCTACAGGCCTACGCCGCGCTGTCCTCGGCGTTGCGCGGGCGGTATCGCCTCGTGCTGGCGGGCGGCGACGCGGTGCGGCGGACCGAGCTGGATGCGCTGGCTCGGTCTCTCGGAATCGGTGACCGCGTGCATTTCCCCGGACTGATCGACGATCGCGACCTGCCGCTGCTGTACAGCGCCTGTGCGTTGTTCGTGCTGCCGTCGCTGGAAGAGGGGTTTGGGTTGCCGGCGTTGGAAGCGATGGCCTGCGGCGCGCCGGTCGCGGCGTCAAACCGCGCGGCCATTCCCGAAGTGGTCGGGGCTGCGGCCCTGTTGTTCGATCCGGAAGATGTCTCCTCGATGGTGAACGCCATGACCGCCATCCTTTCCGATGCCGGGCTCAGCGACGACTTGACACGGCGCGGGATCGAGCGGGCCGGCGAGTTCCCGCGGGAGCGCACGACGGGGCGGGTGCTCGCGCTCCTCCACGCAGTCGGTCTGGCGGGCAGGTAGAAGTGGGAAAACCGGCTCATACCGGACTGACGTCGTGCGCCTGTGGAGAGGCGCGCGCGTCGGTGGCGCAAGCAGCCGGAGGCCGGGAGTTGTTGCG of Nitrospirota bacterium contains these proteins:
- a CDS encoding glycosyltransferase family 1 protein, which produces MRLGVDGRELVRGVRTGIGRYLIEVLRAAAQQGWECLVYGDQTTDLNGAAQGVTVRRLMRTHTQWWDQVTLPRGLARDRVSVFLSPYYKGPLWSPCPIVLTIHDLFFIGYPGASRPFYDRAMTGLAKLYARRAAAVIADSDYSKRAIVSRLGIDPGKVHAIPVALGTEFRPTTSDDATLRKYGIAEPYLLFVGNFKPHKNLPRLLQAYAALSSALRGRYRLVLAGGDAVRRTELDALARSLGIGDRVHFPGLIDDRDLPLLYSACALFVLPSLEEGFGLPALEAMACGAPVAASNRAAIPEVVGAAALLFDPEDVSSMVNAMTAILSDAGLSDDLTRRGIERAGEFPRERTTGRVLALLHAVGLAGR